The Henckelia pumila isolate YLH828 chromosome 2, ASM3356847v2, whole genome shotgun sequence genome includes a window with the following:
- the LOC140884442 gene encoding aquaporin TIP3-1-like isoform X2 encodes MPRRYYFGRAEEATHPDSIRATLSEFLSTFIFVFAAEGSILSLDKMYRDKQGLGSSGLLVIAVAHALALFAAVASSLNVSGGHVNPAVTFGTLVGGRLSFVRAIYYWLAQLLGAVVASLLLRPATRGMRPGGFAVAAGEGVANALLMEVVLTFGLVYTVYATAIDPKRGSLGTIAPLAIAFIFGANVLVGGPFEGAAMNPARAFGPALVGWRWRNHWIYWLGPFVGAAIAGLIYEFGVIPAETQHQDSHHQPLAPEDY; translated from the exons ATGCCCCGCAGGTATTATTTCGGGAGAGCTGAAGAAGCCACCCATCCCGACTCCATTAGAGCCACCTTGTCCGAATTCCTCTCCACTTTCATCTTCGTTTTTGCTGCCGAAGGCTCCATCCTTTCTCTAG ATAAGATGTACAGGGACAAGCAGGGTTTAGGGTCCTCGGGTCTGTTGGTGATAGCGGTTGCTCATGCGCTGGCGCTGTTTGCCGCCGTGGCTTCCAGCTTGAATGTGTCGGGCGGACACGTCAATCCAGCCGTCACCTTTGGCACACTTGTTGGCGGAAGGCTCTCTTTTGTCCGCGCCATTTACTACTGGCTCGCCCAGCTCTTGGGAGCCGTCGTTGCTTCCCTTCTGCTGCGTCCCGCAACTCGAGGCATG AGACCTGGCGGGTTTGCCGTGGCAGCCGGCGAAGGCGTGGCGAATGCTCTGCTAATGGAAGTAGTGTTGACGTTTGGACTCGTTTACACTGTCTACGCCACTGCGATCGATCCGAAGAGGGGAAGTTTAGGGACGATTGCGCCTCTTGCCATCGCCTTCATATTCGGTGCCAACGTGCTAGTGGGAGGGCCGTTCGAAGGCGCGGCGATGAACCCGGCGCGAGCATTTGGGCCAGCATTGGTGGGGTGGAGGTGGAGGAACCACTGGATATATTGGTTGGGTCCGTTTGTGGGCGCGGCCATTGCGGGGCTGATATACGAGTTCGGAGTCATACCGGCTGAGACTCAACACCAGGATAGCCATCACCAACCCTTGGCCCCCGAGGATTACTAG
- the LOC140883474 gene encoding uncharacterized protein isoform X1 has translation MAPLCFYSTCPALPQRNRTGIRSYFSTCNRNPQARSLISSSDSRKRGVFVLSDLHTDYSENMNWVRSFKSRSSDDVLLVAGDVAEIYSNFILTMSLLKDKFHRVFFVPGNHDLWLRGEKADYSGSLDKLDKLLDACQRLGVETAPGIVDGLGVIPLYSWYHESFDEERDITGVRIPSLEMACKDFHVCKWPDELKNEETALAKHFDSLNDKNRDVVEDIQKRCSHIISFSHFVPRQELCPEKRMLFYPNLPKIIGSNYLENRIRCIHGAQGNPSACHVFGHTHFCWDAILDGIRYVQAPLAYPRERQRKMNGGEEWLPFCIYNGGDFAERHSPCYWSEYYSINPRTPEVIELAPWVARFYKTKV, from the exons ATGGCTCCTCTGTGCTTTTACTCCACTTGCCCGGCATTGCCGCAACGGAATCGTACTGGAATTCGAAGTTACTTCTCTACTTGCAATCGCAATCCTCAAGCGCGATCCTTGATTTCATCTTCTGATTCGAGGAAAAGGGGAGTATTCGTGTTGTCCGATCTGCACACCGATTACTCGGAAAACATGAATTGGGTCAGATCTTTCAAGTCCCGCAGTAGCGATGATGTGCTTTTGGTTGCCGGCGATGTGGCCGAGATTTACTCCAATTTCATTCTCACTATGTCGCTTTTGAAGGACAAGTTTCATCGTGTTTTCTTTGTCCCGGGAAACCACGATCTTTGGCTCCGGGGGGAGAAAGCTGACTAC TCGGGTTCTCTTGATAAATTGGATAAATTACTAGATGCATGTCAGAGACTTGGGGTTGAAACTGCACCTGGCATAGTTGATGGATTGGGAGTTATCCCATTGTACTCTTGGTATCATGAG AGCTTTGATGAGGAAAGGGACATAACTGGAGTTCGCATTCCTTCCTTGGAGATG GCATGCAAAGACTTTCATGTATGCAAATGGCCTGATGAATTGAAAAATGAAGAGACTGCACTTGCTAAGCATTTTGATTCTTTGAATGACAAGAACCGGGACGTGGTCGAAGATATACAGAAGAGATGCAGCCATATAATTTCATTCTCTCACTTTGTTCCGAG GCAAGAGCTGTGCCCTGAAAAAAGAATGCTTTTCTATccaaatcttccaaaaatcattgGTTCCAACTATCTTGAGAACAGAATAAGATGTATACATGGAGCTCAAGGGAATCCATCAGCATGCCATGTGTTCGGTCACACTCATTTTTGCTGGGATGCTATTCTTGACGGTATCAG GTATGTGCAGGCACCATTAGCTTACCCAAGGGAACGACAAAGGAAAATGAATGGAGGTGAAGAATGGCTTCCATTCTGCATATACAATGGTGGAGATTTTGCAGAGAGACACTCTCCTTGCTATTGGTCTGAGTATTACTCAATCAACCCCAGAACTCCTGAAGTCATTGAGCTTGCCCCTTGGGTAGCCAGGTTCTACAAAACTAAAGTATAG
- the LOC140884442 gene encoding aquaporin TIP3-1-like isoform X1, which translates to MPRRYYFGRAEEATHPDSIRATLSEFLSTFIFVFAAEGSILSLGICIYTHYLFVCLLGFFFYRYLYMLSDKMYRDKQGLGSSGLLVIAVAHALALFAAVASSLNVSGGHVNPAVTFGTLVGGRLSFVRAIYYWLAQLLGAVVASLLLRPATRGMRPGGFAVAAGEGVANALLMEVVLTFGLVYTVYATAIDPKRGSLGTIAPLAIAFIFGANVLVGGPFEGAAMNPARAFGPALVGWRWRNHWIYWLGPFVGAAIAGLIYEFGVIPAETQHQDSHHQPLAPEDY; encoded by the exons ATGCCCCGCAGGTATTATTTCGGGAGAGCTGAAGAAGCCACCCATCCCGACTCCATTAGAGCCACCTTGTCCGAATTCCTCTCCACTTTCATCTTCGTTTTTGCTGCCGAAGGCTCCATCCTTTCTCTAGGTATATGTATATACACACATTATTTATTTGTCTGTCTTTTGGGTTTTTTCTTCTATAGATATTTGTATATGTTGTCAGATAAGATGTACAGGGACAAGCAGGGTTTAGGGTCCTCGGGTCTGTTGGTGATAGCGGTTGCTCATGCGCTGGCGCTGTTTGCCGCCGTGGCTTCCAGCTTGAATGTGTCGGGCGGACACGTCAATCCAGCCGTCACCTTTGGCACACTTGTTGGCGGAAGGCTCTCTTTTGTCCGCGCCATTTACTACTGGCTCGCCCAGCTCTTGGGAGCCGTCGTTGCTTCCCTTCTGCTGCGTCCCGCAACTCGAGGCATG AGACCTGGCGGGTTTGCCGTGGCAGCCGGCGAAGGCGTGGCGAATGCTCTGCTAATGGAAGTAGTGTTGACGTTTGGACTCGTTTACACTGTCTACGCCACTGCGATCGATCCGAAGAGGGGAAGTTTAGGGACGATTGCGCCTCTTGCCATCGCCTTCATATTCGGTGCCAACGTGCTAGTGGGAGGGCCGTTCGAAGGCGCGGCGATGAACCCGGCGCGAGCATTTGGGCCAGCATTGGTGGGGTGGAGGTGGAGGAACCACTGGATATATTGGTTGGGTCCGTTTGTGGGCGCGGCCATTGCGGGGCTGATATACGAGTTCGGAGTCATACCGGCTGAGACTCAACACCAGGATAGCCATCACCAACCCTTGGCCCCCGAGGATTACTAG
- the LOC140882529 gene encoding L-ascorbate oxidase homolog — protein MEYSRMILVALLLSVSIGIVMAEDPYLFFDWKVTYGTIAPLGVPQQGILINGQFPGPKINCTSNNNIVVNVFNFLDEPLLLTWGGVQQRKNSWQDGTPGTMCPILPGQNYTYHFQVKDQIGSYFYFPTTGLHRASGGIGMLQIHSRDLIPVPFDTPADEFAVILGDWYNKGHKTLKRLLDSGRSIGKPDGVVINGKSGKVGDLNVEPLAVMEAGKTYRFRVCNAGLKNSINFRLQGHTLTLVELEGSHTVQNVYDSIDLHVGQCMSVLVTANRPPKDYYFVASSRFARRPDVAVSVVRYANGNGPASPVLPAAPSENSAGIAWSMNQFRSFRWNLTASAARPNPQGSYHYGKIDITRTIKITNTRSVVGGKLRFGINGVSHVDTETPLKLAEYFGMSDKVFQYDLVKDEPAASTAPLVVAPSVVNAVFRNFVEIVFENHEKTIQTWHLDGYSFFAVAIEPGRWTPDKRKLYNLQDAVSRHTIHVYPNSWAAVMTTLDNAGMWNLRSDMWERTYLGQQMYLSVLSPAKSLRDEYNIPEAQQLCGIVKGLPKPTPYAGT, from the coding sequence ATGGAGTACTCGAGAATGATCCTCGTGGCCTTGTTGCTGAGCGTGTCAATCGGGATTGTTATGGCAGAGGATCCATATCTGTTCTTCGACTGGAAAGTCACATACGGCACCATCGCCCCTCTAGGCGTCCCGCAGCAAGGTATTCTCATCAATGGTCAGTTCCCAGGTCCCAAGATCAACTGCACATCCAACAACAACATCGTCGTTAACGTTTTCAATTTCTTGGACGAGCCGTTGCTGCTCACCTGGGGCGGAGTGCAGCAGAGGAAGAATTCTTGGCAAGATGGTACTCCTGGAACAATGTGTCCCATTTTGCCTGGACAGAACTATACTTACCATTTCCAGGTTAAGGACCAGATCGGCAGCTACTTCTACTTCCCAACCACTGGCCTCCACAGGGCTTCTGGTGGCATTGGAATGCTCCAAATCCACAGCCGCGACCTTATCCCCGTGCCATTCGACACGCCGGCTGATGAGTTCGCTGTCATTCTTGGAGATTGGTATAACAAAGGCCACAAGACTTTGAAAAGGCTTCTTGATAGCGGGCGTTCAATCGGAAAGCCTGATGGTGTTGTCATCAATGGCAAATCTGGCAAGGTTGGGGACCTGAATGTTGAGCCATTGGCTGTCATGGAGGCAGGGAAGACTTATAGGTTCCGTGTGTGCAATGCGGGTTTGAAAAACTCCATCAATTTCAGGCTCCAGGGCCATACTTTGACGCTCGTGGAATTGGAGGGATCCCACACCGTGCAGAACGTGTATGACTCGATCGACCTTCACGTCGGGCAATGCATGTCTGTTTTGGTCACCGCGAATCGGCCTCCAAAGGACTACTACTTCGTGGCGTCGAGCCGCTTCGCTAGACGCCCCGACGTGGCCGTATCCGTGGTTCGTTACGCCAACGGCAATGGCCCTGCTTCCCCTGTTCTCCCAGCAGCACCTAGCGAGAACTCCGCTGGCATCGCCTGGTCGATGAATCAGTTCCGCTCCTTCAGGTGGAATCTGACGGCCAGCGCCGCCCGCCCCAACCCGCAAGGCTCATACCACTACGGAAAGATCGACATCACCCGCACCATCAAGATAACCAACACCAGGTCAGTTGTGGGAGGCAAGCTACGCTTCGGCATCAACGGCGTCTCCCATGTGGACACCGAGACCCCTTTGAAGCTGGCGGAATACTTCGGGATGTCGGATAAGGTGTTCCAGTACGACCTCGTGAAGGACGAGCCCGCCGCGTCGACCGCTCCCCTGGTGGTTGCCCCCAGCGTGGTCAATGCCGTTTTCAGGAACTTCGTGGAGATCGTGTTCGAGAACCACGAGAAGACGATCCAAACGTGGCACTTGGACGGGTACTCGTTCTTCGCGGTGGCCATCGAGCCCGGGAGGTGGACCCCCGACAAGAGGAAGCTGTACAACCTGCAAGACGCGGTGAGCAGGCACACGATCCACGTGTACCCGAACTCGTGGGCGGCCGTGATGACGACCCTGGACAATGCAGGGATGTGGAACCTTAGGTCGGACATGTGGGAGAGGACGTATTTAGGACAGCAAATGTACTTGAGCGTGCTGTCTCCGGCAAAGTCTTTGAGGGATGAATACAACATTCCCGAAGCACAGCAGCTTTGTGGCATCGTCAAGGGTCTGCCCAAGCCTACTCCATATGCTGGCACTTGA
- the LOC140883474 gene encoding uncharacterized protein isoform X2: protein MAPLCFYSTCPALPQRNRTGIRSYFSTCNRNPQARSLISSSDSRKRGVFVLSDLHTDYSENMNWVRSFKSRSSDDVLLVAGDVAEIYSNFILTMSLLKDKFHRVFFVPGNHDLWLRGEKADYSGSLDKLDKLLDACQRLGVETAPGIVDGLGVIPLYSWYHESFDEERDITGVRIPSLEMACKDFHVCKWPDELKNEETALAKHFDSLNDKNRDVVEDIQKRCSHIISFSHFVPRQELCPEKRMLFYPNLPKIIGSNYLENRIRCIHGAQGNPSACHVFGHTHFCWDAILDGIRHH, encoded by the exons ATGGCTCCTCTGTGCTTTTACTCCACTTGCCCGGCATTGCCGCAACGGAATCGTACTGGAATTCGAAGTTACTTCTCTACTTGCAATCGCAATCCTCAAGCGCGATCCTTGATTTCATCTTCTGATTCGAGGAAAAGGGGAGTATTCGTGTTGTCCGATCTGCACACCGATTACTCGGAAAACATGAATTGGGTCAGATCTTTCAAGTCCCGCAGTAGCGATGATGTGCTTTTGGTTGCCGGCGATGTGGCCGAGATTTACTCCAATTTCATTCTCACTATGTCGCTTTTGAAGGACAAGTTTCATCGTGTTTTCTTTGTCCCGGGAAACCACGATCTTTGGCTCCGGGGGGAGAAAGCTGACTAC TCGGGTTCTCTTGATAAATTGGATAAATTACTAGATGCATGTCAGAGACTTGGGGTTGAAACTGCACCTGGCATAGTTGATGGATTGGGAGTTATCCCATTGTACTCTTGGTATCATGAG AGCTTTGATGAGGAAAGGGACATAACTGGAGTTCGCATTCCTTCCTTGGAGATG GCATGCAAAGACTTTCATGTATGCAAATGGCCTGATGAATTGAAAAATGAAGAGACTGCACTTGCTAAGCATTTTGATTCTTTGAATGACAAGAACCGGGACGTGGTCGAAGATATACAGAAGAGATGCAGCCATATAATTTCATTCTCTCACTTTGTTCCGAG GCAAGAGCTGTGCCCTGAAAAAAGAATGCTTTTCTATccaaatcttccaaaaatcattgGTTCCAACTATCTTGAGAACAGAATAAGATGTATACATGGAGCTCAAGGGAATCCATCAGCATGCCATGTGTTCGGTCACACTCATTTTTGCTGGGATGCTATTCTTGACGGTATCAG GCACCATTAG